The DNA sequence GCAAAGCTCGCTGTGCTGTTCGACGTACAGGAATCCTTGATAAGCAAAAAGGTACAAGTGTTTGCAGCTTACAAGGAAACCTGAAGAGGATCTGCTTACCTACGCATGTCGTGTAAATAAATCATGCGTAGAGTTcgagctcagcaagctcgacGAGGAGCAGCTAAAGTGCCTCTTATTCGTTTGTGGATTAAGAGAAGAACGAGACGTCGAAGTGCGAACCAGATTGTTGGCGAAAATCGAGGATCGAGAGCAGATTACGTTGCAGCAACTGTCAGAGGATTGTAGTCGCATTGCCGCACTAAAAAGAGACAGCGCAATGATTCAAGAAAATGAACGGCAAGTACTCGCATTgcataacaaaaatcatacaaacatATTTAACAAACATACTAAAGCTAAAAATTCGAGTTTTCAGCACCGGCAATTCCCCAAAAGAAATAATGTCCAAAGATATGATAAGCAGCGTCCTCCCGCACGGAACACCCATCCCAGTCGACCATGCTGGCTTTGTGGCGACAGACATTGGGTGCAATATTGTGGCTATAAATCGCACAAGTGCCAAGATTGCGGACAAATAGGACATCGGGAAGGCCACTGCAATACCGCgaaccaaaaaggaaaatttcgTCAGAGCCCATCGGTGGAGACACGTATCGTCACGGTAAATGCATGTGCCGTCGCGGTAAACCGTAAGTACGTTAACGTACTAATAAATGGGAAAAATGCCAGGTTACAACTCGATACGGGGTCCGATATTACGATCATAAATAGATCTCTGTGGCAAAGCTTAGGCAAACCTCCTCTAAATGCATGCGAGATACGAGCAAAAACAGTTTCAGGGGCCAGCCTTCCCTTAGACGGGGAATTCGAAGGAATTGTTACGgttggagagaaaacaaaagcagctACCATCCGCGTAGCTTGCGTAAATCTCTTATTATTGGGTGCAGATATCATCGACGCATTTGATCTCGGATCGTTACCGATGAATGCATATTGTGGAGCTGTTTCGACAGCTACACCAATTGCAAAACAATTAGAAACCAAGTTTCCCAGTGTTTTTAGGGGATCAGGTTTATGCACCAAGGCACGTATAAAAGTGCAAGTAAAAGAGAACACCCAACCAACTTTTTGTCCAAAGCGCCCAGTCGCTTATGCTATGCAAGAAGCTGTGAATAAGGAACTCGACAGATTAGAGCAACTTGGAGTTATTACACCGGTAGACTATTCGGAATGGGCGGCTCCTATAGTGGTTGTTAGAAAGGCAAATGGAACTATAAGAATATGTGGAGACTACTCCACCGGCCTAAATTCAGCATTACGGGCGCATGAATACCCTTTACCATTACCCGAAGACATTTTTGCCAAACTTGCCGGTTGCAAGTATTTTAGCACAATCGATCTATCGGATGCATTTCTTCAGGtggaagtagaagaaaaatacaGATCGTTTTTGGTAATAAATACACACCGTGGTTTGTACACATACAACCGATTACCACCAGGTATAAAGATTGCACCAGCCGCATTCCAGCAAATTATTGATACCATGCTAGCTGGATTGAATGGAGTGTGTGGTTATATGGATGATGTGATAGTAGGGGGTAAAACTGAGGTTGAACATGATGCTAATCTATACAAACTATTGCAACGGATCGAAAGCTACGGGTTTACAATACGCGCCGAGAAATGTTCTTTTAAAACGTACCAAATTCTATACCTAGGCCACATAATTGATCATCAAGGAATTAAACCAAATCCAGAGAAGATAGCGGCAATTCTCAACTTACCAGCACCAACCGATTTAAGTGGCGTAAGATCAATCTTAGGTGCCATTAATTACTATGGCAAGTTTGTGCCCAACATGCGCGAGTTAAGGTATCCTTTAGACATGCTCTTAAAAAAGGACGGAAGATTCGAGTGGACCTTTGAGTGtgaaaaagcttttaaaaagtttaaagAAATTTTATCATCAAATTTGCTTCTCACACATTACGATCCCCGAGCCAAAATTGTTGTTTCTGCAGACGCCTCTTCTATAGGGGTCGGAGCAACCATTAGCCATGTTTTCTCTGATGGATCCGTTAAAGTAATACAGCACGCATCTAGAGCGCTAACCAAAGCAGAAACAGGCTACAGCCAAATCGATAGAGAGGGATTGGCCATAGTATACGCTGTaaccaaatttcataaaatgctGTTTGGGAGACactttattttacaaacagACCATAGACCACTGCTTAGAATATTTGGTTCAAAAAAGGGGATTCCGATCTATACAGCAAATCGTCTTCAAAGATTCGCGCTGACGCTACAGctttatgattttgaaatGGAATACATACAATCAGACAAGTTTGGAAATGCGGATGTCCTGTCTCGTCTTATACAAAATCATGCAAAGCCAGAGCCAGAATATGTGATCGCGAGCCTAAGCCTAGAAGAAGACTTGGAGGCAGTAGTTATCAACGCGATTAGTTCATTCCCCCTCACGTTCAGAGACGTTGAGATAAAAACCCAGAGCGATCCCGTACTACGACAGGTTtacacaaatataaaaaaaggctGGCCAACAAACGTATCGTATGGATCAGAGCTTGCACGTTACCATGATAGAAGAGAGTCCTTGTCGGCAGTAAACAACTGTATCTTATTTGGAGAGAGGGTAGTGATCCCCAAACTGctacaaaaacaatgtttgagTCAGATCCATCATGGTCATCCGGGGATTCAAAGGATGAAGGCCTTAGCTAGAAGCTACATTTACTGGCCATCTATGGATCGTGATATTACTGAATGGGTTAATTCGTGTCATGCCTGCCAGGCAGCCGCCAAATCACCTCCAAGCACCGATAAAACCAGCTGGCCAAAATCTTCAGCTCCTTGGCAACGCCTTCATATCGATTATGCTGGTCCATTAAAGGGAGAGTGGTATCTTATATTAGTGGATTCTTTTTCAAAATGGCCTGAAATAGTTCAAACTAGCAACACGTCATCAGCGTCTACAATTGCTATTCTTCGTAGTATTTTCGCGCGTTTTGGTATGCCGATGACGCTAGTGTCTGATAATGGGACACAATTCTCCAGTATTGaatttgaacgattttgtaaGAAAAGCGGTATTATACACGTTAGAACGGCGCCTTACCATCCACAATCAAACGGCCAGGCAGAGCGATTTGTGGACACCTTTAAGCGAGCTATGACGAAAATCGAAGTTGATGGGTACACGGTTCGGGAGAGTTTGGACATATTCTTACAAACTTACAGGTCTACCCCAAACGCTTGTCTGGAAGGATCAAAGTCTCCCGCAGAGATCATGTTGGGTAGACGCCCAAGAATACCGCTGGATTTATTAACACCATTACAAAACCCACCACAGATAAGCCCTACTGTAGAAGAAAGAGAATTTTGCCCTAATCAAAACGTTTATGCTAAACATTATTCCCAGAATGGATGGAGATGGATAACCGGTACGGTTCTGAAGCGACAAGGTAGAGTCATGTACCTGGTCAGGGCGGCCGATGGAAAGATCATTCGACGGCATATTCATCAGCTACGTCGGCGGACGCAAGAAGAATCTTCAACAGTAGTTCAGCCTTGCTTACCTCTAGATGTTTTGCTTGAAGCTTGGAATTTGGATCGCGTACTAAATCCACCTGCACCTGCACCGTCACCACCAGAAGACTTACCGTTATCTTCAAGCATCAGCGACCACCAAACGGTACCGGTGTTTCCTCCTGCTGCATCCACACAAACAtttggaaaaacaacaactgcaCGTCCCAGAAGGCTGTATCAGGTACAGGAACCACGACGCTCTTCTCGAAATAGAAGATTGCCCAGTCGGTTCGATGTGTACCGTACATTTTAAGAGAGGGAGATGTTATGGAGGCGTTTAGGGCGAAACGCGATAAGTGAGCCAACCTGCGCAAACAGTTCGGCTCCGACTGGCTGGTCACTCAGCGAGCCGAGAGGCCACTCAGCACGATCGGAAGGACGATCGTGCTCTCTTGGATTAAGGCGGTCGAGCGGGACGGTCACACCAAAAAGGGCATTTAggattaataaattatattattgtattgtatCGTTTTAAATAAGTACAATATCGTTTTAGCAAGCCCCGCAATATCACAAAAGATTTAAAGTATagaattaattcaattattgGGAAATAAGAGCCGAATGAGGccgaatgaggccaattggctcaaagttTCTCAAAAGAAtccaaataaaaatcaaagaaggataaaaaaaaatcacttcaCCAATGTAACGTAGAAGGCAGATCCTTActtttgtcgcaaaaactgtcgctttgtgttttgtggtggTATATTTGATGGAAACTTTTTGAAGTAAGATCAGTTTGTGTTTGCAGAATAAAAATTTCTATACTATAAATGGTTTTGCTCATTGAAATTTCATTACAACTTCCTTGATACTAAAACATTATTTGGAAAGAGTCATTATTTGAACGCTGAATGCACAATGTTTGTTTAGAAAATCTCTTTATTGGTAAAACAggatacatatatatatatcttttaAATGCCTTAAGCGTATTGTAAACATTCATCTAACAGCTGCTTTTGCACCCGATGTGTTCTTCACTTTAGTAACGCGTGAGGAAAATGCGATCTGGCTTCCCCTTCTCGTTTGTCTACTGCGATGGGCTGAGCGCGTGCACTGCGACACTCCCGTTCGGACGACCACGCTTGATGACGTGTGGAATCTTTTTCGGCACCATGCTGAAAGCAGACAGACACCGAATGTTACCGCTGTGAAGGGGCCGAATGGGTAAATTTTTCAACCGTCCCGCAGATCTTACCTGATACAATCGATGATGGGACAGACGGAGAGGCACAGGTTGCACCCGGTACAGTCGTCGTTGACGTGCGGCAAATGCGTAACCGGATCGAACTCGATCGCCTGGTAGCCGGAGTCGGCACAGGTCATGTAGCACTTGCCACAGTTGATGCACAGATCCTGCAAAAGAAAGCGTTAAATTATGTCATGCTCAATCCACAATGCCACATCCCGTCCCGTGTCCCGTGGGACTTACATCGTCGATCAGTGCGACAACTTGCTTGGTGTTGTCCAGCTTTTTATAATCCCCGATGCGGGGCAGCGCCCCGCCCAGCACATCCTTCACGCGCGGGACAGCGGCCGGCGTGGCCGGCTCGTTCCTATCCGGCGTGTGCCCATTCGTGCCGGGCTCGGGCGCACACGGATCCCACAGTGGACCGTGCTGGAGGCGCAGCTGGGCCAGCTTCTCCTCCCGCTGCTTCTTGTACTCGCCGAAGTGCAGCAGCGGCTTGCCGTCTTCAGCTCGCAATGGAGCGACCGGTTTGCCCTTCTGCAGCTTGGCCGCTGGTGGCGACTGGCCATCCCAGGGCAGCGCTTCTGGCGGCGGGTTCGCGCGCAGATAGAGCAGCGCCTTCAGTCCGAGTATGTAATCCTCGATGACGGTAAAGTCCTGGTTCTGCACGGAGGAGCAGATCTGTAGGATCGGGGCACCGCACTGGATGAACTGCAGCGCGACCTCGGCCGAGTCGATGCCGCCGATGCCGCATATTGGGAAGCCGGGCAGCTTGTTCGCGATCAGCGAGATGGCCCGCATGGCCTGCGGTCTGGTGGCGTTGCCCGACACACCGCCGTACGTGGTGCGCCGGTCGGCACCAACGGCCGGCCACGGGCTGCCATCCGCCCGGAGCGACATCAACCCCTGCACCGTGTTGATTGCCGACACGCCGTCCGCCTGACCGCGCTTGGCCGCCTGCGCGATCGACACGATGTCGGTAATGTTGGGCGTGAGCTTTACGAAGAACGGTATGCGTACGGCACCGCGCACCCAGCGCGAAATATTGTACACCAGCTCGGGGTCTTGGCCGCAGGCTAGCCCCATGCCCGACTCGCCCATCCCGTGTGGGCAGGACAGGTTGAGCTCGAGCATGTCGGCCCCGGCCGCTTCCGCCCTCGACGCCAGCTCGACCCAGTCCGGCTCGCTGTACGTGCACATGATGCTCGCGATCAGCACGCGACTGGGGAATTCACGCTTCAGCTCCCGGATGCCCGTTAGCCAGTAGTCGCAGCACTTCTCCGAGATGAGCTCGATGTTGAGGAAGGCACCCTGCTGCGGACCGTAGTGCTGGCCGGCCGTCACGCCCCGCACGATACGCGGGCTCACGTTCGTCACCATGTCCTTGTCCAGCGCGAACGTCTTCGTCACGGCAAAGCCCCAGCCCTGCTCGAACGCGCGCCGTATCATGGCGGTGCTGGTGGTCGGAGGGGCCGACGCGAGCCCGAATGGATTCTCGAATCGCACGCCGCACACCTCCACCGACAGGTCGACCTTGTCGATCTCGGTGTAGAACAGGGGCAGCTCGGGCTTGGCGTCGAGCGGGATGCCCTGCAGATAGCAGTGCATGTACCAGGCCGCCGTCTTGCCGTCGTTCACTGATTCGACCGTCGTTTCAGCCGCGCCCGCCAGATCGCCCCCGCAGAAGACGGCGGGCAGGGAGGTCTGTTGGGTTTTCGGGTCTACCTCCGGCAGTCCCCAGCGGTTCATCTTTAACCCGTCCAGTGCGCTAATGActatacaaaaaagaaaaataatacaaaaccaaacaaagatTATTATCGATTGATCTCAACTTCCGCCAGCATGAGCAGGTTCGTCGTCTCCCAaggaacattttaaatcttatcatAGGTCTAATGATGTTGTTATGGTTATTCCATTCAGTCTTCCTGTTTCATTTGAATGTCTTGTATGACCTAATAAGACAATAATAAAACTTACTTTAGATTGAAAGGGCCCATCTACAGAACTTTGTTAAAAACTAGTTAAAACCATTTCTAGACCTTTAAGATATGACgcgcaaaaaaaactttcaaaatTACAGCTTATTGCTATGGATATATTCTTGAGATGGCAATCAAGTAATGAATATTAAGTCATAATAATGATTGAGAAATATATGAGAATTATTATGTTGTCTTGATATTTTTTCTGATAAAATTTGACACGAAGAGTAGAAATCCATAGCAAGAAAATTTCACTGTTGAAATACattataataaattgaaaaatatcaaagcgCCTCAATAATATGCATCTTTTTAGtttaaataaacatatttgtttaaa is a window from the Anopheles merus strain MAF chromosome X, AmerM5.1, whole genome shotgun sequence genome containing:
- the LOC121592022 gene encoding dihydropyrimidine dehydrogenase [NADP(+)], whose protein sequence is MSCASVLTSKDLPDIESLLALNPRVKQSCSLVPTTVTKKVKKHWKRNEDRSCTSCTPLTNDFSDIKHTTLSERAALKEAARCLKCADAPCQKSCPTQLDIKSFITSIANRNYYGAAKAIFSDNPLGLTCGMVCPTSDLCVGGCNLAAVEEGPINIGGLQQFATEVFKRMGLRQIVPPGVAPLKHPNKRIALLGGGPASLSCATFLGRLGYRDVTVYERRPYLGGLSSAEIPQYRLPVEVVNFEVDLVKDLGVRFELNRALSAQDLTVRGLLDGGVDAVFLGIGLPQPKVDRVFEGLTEEHGFYTSKSFLPQVADGSKPGLCGCKQSAKLPTLHGNVIVLGAGDTAFDCATSALRCGARKVFVVFRKGNNNIRAVPEEVELAREERCEFIPFMAPREVIVRAGRIAAMEFYRTEQDETGNWVEDQDQITRLKANYIISAFGSGLYDADIISALDGLKMNRWGLPEVDPKTQQTSLPAVFCGGDLAGAAETTVESVNDGKTAAWYMHCYLQGIPLDAKPELPLFYTEIDKVDLSVEVCGVRFENPFGLASAPPTTSTAMIRRAFEQGWGFAVTKTFALDKDMVTNVSPRIVRGVTAGQHYGPQQGAFLNIELISEKCCDYWLTGIRELKREFPSRVLIASIMCTYSEPDWVELASRAEAAGADMLELNLSCPHGMGESGMGLACGQDPELVYNISRWVRGAVRIPFFVKLTPNITDIVSIAQAAKRGQADGVSAINTVQGLMSLRADGSPWPAVGADRRTTYGGVSGNATRPQAMRAISLIANKLPGFPICGIGGIDSAEVALQFIQCGAPILQICSSVQNQDFTVIEDYILGLKALLYLRANPPPEALPWDGQSPPAAKLQKGKPVAPLRAEDGKPLLHFGEYKKQREEKLAQLRLQHGPLWDPCAPEPGTNGHTPDRNEPATPAAVPRVKDVLGGALPRIGDYKKLDNTKQVVALIDDDLCINCGKCYMTCADSGYQAIEFDPVTHLPHVNDDCTGCNLCLSVCPIIDCISMVPKKIPHVIKRGRPNGSVAVHALSPSQ